The following are encoded together in the Thalassolituus oleivorans MIL-1 genome:
- a CDS encoding AAA family ATPase, whose translation MVFITDKLEQNRRAQPLCTSRFVFDPSEIEGALRARIIGQDETITRFKRQLSVVKAGLQDDRKPLLSTLFLGSTGVGKTEFVRTVAKAIHGNSEAFCRIDMNTLSQSHYSAAITGAPPGYVGSKENYSLFNEDHIAGTSTRPGIVLFDEIEKASAEVVRSLMNILDSGSLTLASGQKTLKFNNTLIFMTSNIGAIKTKTFISKARQSFSQKSRKATFIRALERHFDPEFINRIGSVNCFNDLSMTSIPDIIENLEAELNQRLKARNIAIELDPSARTLVCSAGFNKRYGARDIQRQFQALVLEPLAQFLLSAADDQCRFIFGTATANKITFQPTLLNEFSRTSKPVASRPSQEKTHD comes from the coding sequence GTGGTATTTATCACCGATAAACTCGAACAAAATCGCCGTGCACAACCTTTGTGTACGTCGCGTTTTGTATTCGATCCTAGTGAGATCGAAGGCGCTCTGCGCGCTAGAATTATCGGCCAAGATGAAACCATCACTCGCTTTAAGCGTCAGCTCAGCGTGGTTAAAGCAGGGCTGCAAGATGATCGTAAGCCACTATTAAGCACCCTATTTTTAGGCTCGACAGGTGTGGGAAAAACGGAATTTGTCCGCACCGTCGCTAAAGCCATTCATGGTAATAGCGAGGCTTTTTGTCGCATTGATATGAATACCCTATCGCAAAGCCATTACAGCGCAGCGATCACTGGTGCGCCCCCGGGTTATGTTGGTAGTAAAGAAAATTATTCATTATTTAATGAAGACCACATTGCAGGCACGAGTACCCGTCCCGGCATCGTTTTGTTCGATGAAATCGAGAAAGCAAGTGCCGAAGTGGTTCGTAGCTTAATGAACATATTGGATTCCGGTTCACTCACCCTCGCATCCGGTCAGAAAACGCTGAAATTTAATAATACTTTGATTTTCATGACCAGTAATATTGGCGCGATAAAAACTAAGACGTTCATATCCAAAGCTCGACAAAGCTTTTCTCAGAAGTCTAGAAAGGCAACTTTTATTAGAGCGTTAGAGCGTCATTTTGATCCCGAATTTATCAATCGTATTGGCAGTGTTAATTGCTTTAACGATCTTAGCATGACATCCATTCCGGATATCATCGAAAACTTAGAAGCGGAACTTAATCAACGCTTAAAAGCCCGCAATATTGCTATCGAACTTGACCCATCTGCGCGCACCTTAGTGTGCTCTGCTGGGTTTAACAAACGCTATGGAGCTCGCGATATTCAACGACAGTTCCAAGCACTTGTATTAGAGCCACTCGCTCAATTTTTACTCAGCGCTGCGGATGATCAATGTCGATTTATCTTCGGTACTGCTACAGCCAATAAAATTACGTTTCAACCGACCTTACTCAACGAATTTTCACGTACGAGTAAACCAGTGGCCTCTCGGCCGTCACAGGAGAAGACCCATGACTGA
- the fmdA gene encoding formamidase, producing the protein MTDTIIKIDLSKSAYDHDNVHNRWHPDIPMVAKVKPGDDFIVECFDWTGGQIKNDDDASDVRDVDLSQVHFLSGPIAVEGAQPGDLLEVDILDIGAFTEQQWGFNGFFSKKNGGGFLDEHFPEAQKSIWDFNGIYTSSRHVPGVEFAGILHPGLIGCLPSRDMLDKWNTREKELFDTDPDRTPTLACLPYAPTAHMGRMQGDDKAAAAAEGARTVPPREHGGNCDIKDLTRGAKIYFPVYVDEAGLSVGDLHFSQGDGEITFCGAIEMAGWIHMRVNLIKDGMAKYQVKNPIFKPSPLVPKYDDYLIFEGISVDENGKQHFLDTTVAYRQACLNAINYMELFGFSRAQAYAIIGCAPIQGHISGVVDVPNSCATLWLPTDIFKFDIKPNANGPTKFLDGSVDIPLAPDLD; encoded by the coding sequence ATGACTGATACCATTATTAAAATCGATTTAAGTAAATCAGCGTACGATCACGATAATGTTCACAATCGCTGGCACCCTGACATTCCTATGGTTGCTAAGGTGAAACCCGGTGATGACTTTATCGTCGAATGCTTTGACTGGACAGGCGGACAGATCAAGAACGACGACGACGCTTCTGACGTGCGTGATGTCGATTTATCTCAAGTGCACTTTTTATCTGGTCCTATTGCTGTTGAAGGCGCACAGCCCGGTGATTTATTAGAAGTCGATATTTTAGACATCGGTGCATTTACCGAACAACAATGGGGCTTTAACGGCTTCTTTTCTAAAAAGAACGGCGGTGGATTTTTAGACGAACACTTCCCTGAAGCACAAAAATCCATTTGGGATTTCAACGGTATCTACACCAGTTCACGTCACGTACCGGGCGTTGAATTTGCTGGTATTTTACACCCAGGCCTAATCGGTTGCTTGCCATCACGCGATATGCTGGATAAGTGGAACACGCGTGAAAAAGAATTGTTCGACACTGATCCAGATCGTACGCCAACACTTGCTTGCTTGCCGTATGCACCGACAGCACACATGGGCCGCATGCAAGGCGACGATAAAGCTGCAGCAGCTGCTGAAGGTGCTCGTACCGTACCGCCACGCGAGCATGGTGGTAACTGCGATATTAAAGACCTAACCCGTGGCGCAAAAATCTACTTCCCAGTATATGTAGATGAAGCCGGTCTATCGGTTGGCGATTTACACTTTAGCCAAGGCGATGGCGAAATCACCTTCTGCGGTGCAATTGAAATGGCTGGCTGGATTCACATGCGTGTGAATTTAATTAAAGACGGTATGGCTAAATACCAGGTTAAAAACCCAATCTTTAAGCCAAGCCCATTAGTACCTAAGTACGACGACTATTTAATCTTCGAAGGTATTTCTGTTGACGAAAATGGCAAGCAGCACTTCTTAGATACCACCGTTGCGTATCGCCAAGCCTGTTTGAACGCCATTAACTACATGGAGCTATTCGGATTCTCGCGTGCTCAGGCTTACGCCATTATTGGTTGTGCACCGATACAAGGTCACATTAGCGGCGTGGTCGACGTACCGAACTCTTGTGCGACCTTATGGTTACCAACCGATATCTTTAAATTCGATATTAAGCCTAACGCTAATGGCCCGACTAAATTCCTCGACGGCTCGGTCGATATTCCACTAGCGCCTGATTTGGATTAA
- a CDS encoding FmdB family zinc ribbon protein yields MPLYDYKCTQHGVFQELASMEHHDHPAKCPQCAQLSARVVMIPPHIAAMIKEKKEAMERNEKAQHEPDFMTSTQFHEREKEKQERAAHGKHKGCGCAPKRPSNLLWTADGNKMFPSMRPWMISH; encoded by the coding sequence ATGCCTTTATACGATTATAAATGCACTCAGCATGGTGTTTTCCAAGAACTTGCGTCAATGGAACACCACGATCATCCGGCTAAATGCCCACAATGTGCGCAGTTATCTGCGCGTGTTGTGATGATCCCACCGCATATTGCGGCCATGATTAAAGAGAAAAAAGAAGCCATGGAGCGTAATGAAAAAGCGCAACATGAACCCGACTTCATGACCTCAACACAATTTCATGAACGGGAAAAAGAAAAGCAAGAGCGTGCCGCACACGGCAAACACAAAGGTTGTGGCTGCGCGCCGAAACGCCCGAGCAATTTATTGTGGACCGCTGATGGAAATAAAATGTTTCCGTCTATGCGCCCGTGGATGATAAGTCATTAA
- a CDS encoding DEAD/DEAH box helicase: MTDTISTGFASLGLPFPILRTLEELGYETPSAIQEHSIPPLLEGKDVLGMAQTGTGKTAAFALPILARTQADFKSPQVLVLAPTRELAQQVAEAVKTYSRHMPGIEVTAIYGGADYGSQLRDLKRGPQWVVGTPGRVMDHLRRGTLSLADIKAVVLDEADEMLRMGFIDDVNWILEQTPASRQVALFSATMPREIQRVAETHLNNPVQVKIETKTTTNDKIRQRYWFVGGAHKNDALLRIAETEEFDAMMVFVRTKQATEEVAEFMVSNGFKCSPLNGDIPQAQREKAVERLKAGQLDIIVATDVAARGLDVERISHVINYDIPQDTESYVHRIGRTGRAGRNGEAIVFVRGREKRMLRDIERATRQPIEEMPLPSAEMVNEKRRVMFQARVLDSLHPEKNKVYREMIEKILSEHPVDAMDVAAAIARMVQGDKPLFIDEQEDARAQKRAQEQNSRESRDRPERGERRERSGERERGAPRSKMPASASPMPLKGNPDMAMARYMVGIGYDDGLKPGNLVGAIANEADLESRFIGHIEIFENYSVIDLPAGMPEPVMNTLRKARVCGRPLSIKTYKESDIPESTGRSAPPRRAGGSGKPGGAGGRGKPRSSNDSRGDSRPPQRKRREA; encoded by the coding sequence ATGACCGATACAATCAGCACAGGCTTCGCAAGCCTGGGCCTTCCTTTTCCTATTCTTCGCACTCTAGAAGAGTTGGGTTACGAAACTCCTTCTGCTATCCAAGAACACAGTATTCCGCCATTGCTTGAAGGCAAAGACGTACTGGGTATGGCACAAACCGGCACCGGTAAAACGGCTGCGTTCGCATTACCTATCTTGGCTCGCACTCAAGCCGACTTTAAAAGCCCACAAGTATTGGTGTTAGCACCAACGCGTGAACTGGCGCAACAGGTGGCTGAAGCCGTTAAAACCTATAGCCGTCACATGCCGGGCATTGAAGTAACTGCTATTTATGGTGGTGCCGATTACGGCAGCCAGCTACGTGATTTGAAACGTGGCCCACAATGGGTTGTTGGTACTCCTGGCCGTGTAATGGATCACTTACGTCGCGGTACGTTGAGCTTGGCTGATATTAAAGCCGTTGTTCTAGACGAAGCGGACGAAATGCTGCGCATGGGCTTTATCGACGACGTAAACTGGATTCTGGAACAAACCCCAGCCAGCCGTCAGGTTGCTTTATTCTCTGCGACTATGCCGCGTGAGATTCAGCGTGTTGCTGAAACTCACCTGAATAATCCAGTACAAGTAAAAATCGAAACCAAAACGACGACCAACGATAAAATTCGTCAGCGTTATTGGTTTGTCGGTGGCGCACATAAAAATGATGCGTTATTGCGTATTGCCGAAACCGAAGAATTTGACGCCATGATGGTGTTCGTACGTACCAAGCAAGCAACAGAAGAAGTTGCAGAGTTTATGGTCAGTAACGGCTTTAAATGTTCACCATTAAACGGTGATATTCCACAAGCACAACGCGAAAAAGCGGTAGAACGCTTAAAAGCAGGCCAGTTGGATATTATTGTTGCAACTGACGTTGCCGCTCGTGGTTTGGACGTTGAGCGTATCAGCCACGTTATCAACTACGATATTCCACAAGATACCGAATCCTACGTTCACCGTATTGGTCGTACTGGTCGTGCCGGTCGTAATGGTGAAGCCATTGTCTTCGTACGTGGCCGTGAAAAGCGTATGTTGCGTGATATCGAACGTGCTACTCGTCAGCCTATTGAAGAAATGCCACTACCATCGGCAGAAATGGTTAACGAAAAACGTCGTGTTATGTTCCAAGCACGCGTTTTAGATAGCCTGCACCCAGAGAAAAACAAAGTGTATCGCGAAATGATCGAAAAGATCTTGAGCGAACACCCGGTGGATGCGATGGATGTTGCAGCCGCGATTGCTCGCATGGTGCAAGGCGATAAGCCATTGTTCATCGACGAACAAGAAGATGCACGTGCACAAAAACGTGCGCAAGAACAAAATAGCCGTGAATCACGCGACCGCCCAGAACGTGGCGAGCGTCGTGAGCGCAGTGGTGAACGCGAACGTGGTGCTCCACGCAGCAAAATGCCAGCCAGCGCTTCGCCTATGCCATTAAAAGGTAACCCTGATATGGCGATGGCACGTTACATGGTTGGCATTGGCTACGACGATGGCTTGAAGCCAGGTAACCTTGTTGGCGCTATCGCGAACGAAGCCGATTTAGAAAGCCGTTTTATTGGTCACATTGAAATTTTTGAAAATTATTCTGTGATCGATTTACCAGCAGGTATGCCAGAACCAGTGATGAACACCCTGCGTAAAGCACGCGTATGTGGTCGTCCTTTGAGCATCAAGACTTACAAAGAAAGTGACATTCCTGAATCAACAGGTCGCTCTGCTCCACCGCGTCGTGCGGGTGGCTCAGGCAAGCCTGGTGGTGCTGGCGGTCGTGGCAAGCCACGTAGCAGTAATGATTCACGTGGTGATTCACGTCCTCCGCAGCGTAAGCGTCGCGAAGCGTAA
- a CDS encoding pyrimidine/purine nucleoside phosphorylase has protein sequence MLKVNEYFDGKVKSIALQTATLPATVGVMEAGDYEFGTSQKEVMTVVSGSMDALLPGATEWATFNQGDSFEVAANVKFQVRMAGQTAYFCTYE, from the coding sequence GTGCTGAAAGTTAACGAATATTTTGACGGCAAAGTAAAATCAATCGCTCTGCAAACCGCGACTCTACCGGCCACTGTCGGCGTAATGGAAGCGGGCGATTACGAATTTGGCACGAGCCAGAAAGAAGTAATGACGGTTGTTTCAGGTTCTATGGATGCTTTGCTGCCTGGCGCCACTGAATGGGCAACCTTTAACCAAGGCGACTCATTTGAAGTTGCCGCCAACGTAAAATTTCAAGTGCGTATGGCTGGTCAAACCGCTTACTTCTGCACTTACGAGTAA